In Proteus vulgaris, one DNA window encodes the following:
- a CDS encoding DNA cytosine methyltransferase has translation MKDNKILVIDLFAGPGGLGEGFSSCQTSTGETAFQIGVSIEKDPSAHRTLTTRALFRKLVNNPKAKKDYYHYVQGKITREQLFEKYPNEAAQAMEETLETPQTLGEDNELIHAKIKTLVENHEGAKVVIGGPPCQAYSLAGRSRNAGNKEYKAEEDDRHFLYKEYLKVLSIAKPEVFVMENVRGILSAKVNDKLIFPDILKDLRNPGAATDTPNMSEYKIYSLVTKADEPANPYYKNLSDFLIRSERYGIPQARHRVILLGVRNDIDGIPETIQLSESGSVSVKSVIDDLPALRSGLSKQKDTEELWVKIVSDYMAQLKTLMEIQEQDKQDEFNALALMPRRGLLRKSSEYDNSQKTMIPEPLKNWLLDKDLQCVLNHESRGHIQSDLLRYVFCSVYALLNEGISPKSRDFPTALAPEHANWNSGSHADRFRVQSADKFATTITSHISKDGHYFIHYDPTQCRSLTVREAARLQTFPDNYYFEGNRTQQYVQVGNAVPPFLAKQISEIVRKLLDK, from the coding sequence ATGAAAGATAATAAAATTCTGGTGATTGATTTATTCGCAGGACCTGGTGGCTTGGGTGAAGGATTTAGTTCATGCCAAACATCTACCGGAGAGACAGCTTTTCAGATTGGAGTTTCGATAGAAAAAGATCCTTCTGCCCACAGAACATTAACCACCAGAGCTTTATTTAGAAAACTGGTGAATAATCCCAAAGCTAAAAAAGACTATTATCATTATGTACAGGGTAAAATCACCCGAGAACAACTTTTTGAAAAATACCCAAATGAAGCAGCTCAGGCAATGGAGGAAACATTAGAAACTCCTCAAACTCTGGGAGAGGACAACGAACTCATTCATGCCAAAATTAAAACGCTAGTTGAGAATCATGAAGGTGCTAAGGTTGTAATTGGTGGACCGCCTTGTCAAGCTTATTCATTGGCAGGTCGTTCGCGTAACGCTGGTAATAAGGAGTATAAGGCTGAAGAAGATGATCGACATTTTTTATATAAAGAATATTTAAAAGTATTGTCTATTGCAAAGCCTGAAGTGTTTGTCATGGAAAATGTCAGAGGTATTTTATCTGCTAAAGTGAATGATAAACTGATATTCCCTGATATTTTGAAAGACTTACGTAATCCAGGGGCCGCAACAGATACACCTAATATGTCAGAGTACAAAATTTATTCACTGGTGACCAAGGCTGATGAGCCAGCTAATCCTTATTATAAGAACTTATCAGATTTTTTAATTCGTTCTGAACGTTATGGAATACCTCAGGCAAGGCACAGAGTGATCTTGTTAGGGGTAAGAAACGATATTGACGGTATCCCAGAGACCATACAACTTTCAGAATCAGGTTCTGTTTCAGTGAAAAGTGTTATTGATGATTTACCTGCATTAAGAAGTGGCTTATCTAAACAAAAAGATACAGAAGAACTCTGGGTTAAAATCGTGTCAGATTACATGGCACAGTTAAAAACACTAATGGAGATACAAGAACAAGATAAGCAGGATGAATTTAACGCATTAGCATTGATGCCTCGAAGGGGACTCCTCCGCAAAAGTAGTGAATACGACAATAGTCAGAAAACAATGATACCAGAACCGCTAAAAAACTGGCTGTTGGATAAAGATTTGCAATGTGTTCTCAATCATGAAAGCCGAGGGCATATTCAGTCTGATTTGCTGCGTTATGTATTCTGCTCAGTTTATGCGTTACTTAACGAAGGTATTTCACCCAAATCTCGTGACTTTCCAACAGCGCTGGCGCCAGAACATGCGAATTGGAACTCTGGTTCACATGCCGATCGTTTTCGCGTCCAGTCAGCAGATAAATTTGCCACCACCATAACCAGCCATATCTCTAAAGATGGACATTATTTTATTCACTACGACCCAACACAATGCCGTAGCCTGACCGTACGCGAAGCTGCCCGCTTACAAACTTTTCCCGATAATTATTATTTTGAAGGTAACCGAACTCAACAATACGTTCAGGTCGGTAATGCTGTTCCACCTTTCTTAGCGAAACAGATTAGTGAAATTGTCCGAAAATTACTTGATAAATAA